One Candidatus Stygibacter australis genomic window, CCGCTTTCAATAGCGGGACCAATTGTTACTTTTACCTCAGGAAAAAGCTGCTGCACTGCTTGTGCCATCAAATGAGCAGTTGAATGCCAATACACTTCCTGTCCTTCTTCATTATCAAACTTCAAAAGCTCCAGACTGGCATCTTCTGAGATTGGTTTATTCACATCCACCAGTTTACTATTAACTTTTGCTGCCACAGTTTGATCTGCCAGTCCCTGAGAAATGCCTTCAGCAATTTCCAGAGCACTTATCCCTTGCGGGTATTCTTTAATATTCCCATCCGGGAATTTTATCTTTATATTCATAATATCTCCATTATCTTCTTATTCTGAGTATTATCTAACCTTAGCGATTCTCATTTGCTCAGATTAGGTATTATATAATAATTCGGTTAAGCCCGAATGTTCAATCCTCTGATGACCAAACATTCCTCACCTCCTAAAAAGTGGAATAATTTATTTTTTTGCCAGCATCTCTGTTAATTTCTTTGCCGCTTTATCAAGCGCAGCTTTGGGAGTGCTGGTACCTCGCAGTACTTTTTCTATCACCTGGTCTTCCAGATACTTACGGGTTTCAAACCATTCAGATATCTGGGGTTCATAGGTAGCATATTCCAGTTGATCATACACGGATTTAATTTCCGGATTGGTCAGCAGTCTTTTCTTGATATTAGGCTGCTGGAATGCGCTTCTGCGAACCGGCATATAATACGTGTATTCACTCCACTTGGCAGTTATCTCTGCAGAAGTAAACCATTTAACAAACTCCCAGGCAGCAAGTTCCACACGTTTATCTTCTGATTTAAAGATAGCCACATTCGTACCGCTGATCAGATTTCTGCTGGTTTCCTTGATGGGAACAGAGCTGATCCCCAGGTTAAAATCTATACCAATATTCCTCATATAGGCAATTGATACACTGGAATCTTCATAAAATACCACTTTGCTTGCCAGGAAGTCATTCTGTCCATCGTAACCAGGTGAGAGATAAGCTGTCTTATCTTCATTTAAAATGCCGGTTAAATATTTGAGTGCTTCCACCCCAGCCGGACTATTGAATAAAGGTTTACTGCTCTCTACATCCATGATCTCACCACCAGCCTGGAGCAGCAGATTTTCAAACTGCCAGGCATTGATCTTGATCGTTGTGCCATACCTGTCAGGAACTCCATCTCCATCAATATCAACTGTCAGATTTCGGCACATTTCCCGGAACTCCGACCAGTTTCTGGGTGGTTTATTTGGATCCATATTATTTTGAAAGAGTATGTCCTTATTATAATACATCACTCTTACTGATTTATTGAAAGGAAAGCTGACAAGCTGTCCATCAATTGTATTGCATTTGATAAATACGGGATAAAAATCTGCCAGATCCTCATCACCAAAAGTTTCATCTTCAGCAATAAAATCTGCCACTGGTCGCAAGACGTCACCTTCCATCATATTGGAAGTCCAGGATTCATATACCTGACTGATGTCCGGCTGATTACCAGTTTGCACTGCTGCCATGATCTTTTGCGAAAGCGCTGTATAATTACCCATAGCAATGCCATTTATGTGAATATCTGCATGAGTATCATTAAATTCATCGATCAATTTTGCCAGGGCATCACCCAAAGGTCCACCCATAGCATGCCAGAAAACAACTTCAACTTTGCCTGATGCATCAGCTTTTTTTTGTTTAGTACATCCAGAAAAGAGTACCAGACTTAATAATACTAATATAAATATCTTTTTCATCCTTATTAACCTCACAAGTTTTTGTCCCTGTCATTTTGAAAACACCACTTCTTTAGTCAACATTCTTTGTCACTGCTGCTGTCCCACAGCCTATAAATATTGAAGTGATTTCCTTTGACAGCATTGCAGGCTACTCGGAAAATGCCTTTTAGAATCTAATAGATGATATGTTAATGAATAATGAAGAAAAAGAGGTATAATTATGGAAACCAAAAGAGTTTTACTGCTGATTCTGGATGGATTTGGAATCAATAAAAGAC contains:
- a CDS encoding ABC transporter substrate-binding protein yields the protein MKKIFILVLLSLVLFSGCTKQKKADASGKVEVVFWHAMGGPLGDALAKLIDEFNDTHADIHINGIAMGNYTALSQKIMAAVQTGNQPDISQVYESWTSNMMEGDVLRPVADFIAEDETFGDEDLADFYPVFIKCNTIDGQLVSFPFNKSVRVMYYNKDILFQNNMDPNKPPRNWSEFREMCRNLTVDIDGDGVPDRYGTTIKINAWQFENLLLQAGGEIMDVESSKPLFNSPAGVEALKYLTGILNEDKTAYLSPGYDGQNDFLASKVVFYEDSSVSIAYMRNIGIDFNLGISSVPIKETSRNLISGTNVAIFKSEDKRVELAAWEFVKWFTSAEITAKWSEYTYYMPVRRSAFQQPNIKKRLLTNPEIKSVYDQLEYATYEPQISEWFETRKYLEDQVIEKVLRGTSTPKAALDKAAKKLTEMLAKK